The window GGAACATTGCTACATGGATCGCATTAGCAAAACCCGTGTATGTATTCATGTgcacatgtatatgtatatatacacatgcacacacgtgtgtgtgtgtgtgcatatgggaaaaggttctatatggtcaagttcatgggaactccccatgaggtcaggttgtgtgggccccaccatgatatatgtcaaacatctaccccatcagttagatgcaccattccatagtgggcctaggtcttaaaaatcaagtcagtccatgacttttgtgggccacaccacatacaaaagttcaggggggttaccctccattaaaacattcataatcattttttgggcccaccgagatgtggttcacaaatccagcccatccattatgtgtgtcccacttagatgaggggttagaccaagttttagatgcatgcaaatttcaggtgggccccatcaagtgctttatatgttttaggcatgtcttcacatgattttagatggtatggcccaccggagttctttatatggctgatttttgggatatcccataatttaaaggggacccatcaaatgcacagtgttgatgttcgacacacatcatggtggggcccacacagctcgacctcacagggagttcccatgagctcgaccgtatagatcatatatatatatatatatatatatatatatatataagtcatgCTCACTTGCACATCtatgcacatgcgcacctttacacatgtgtcatgggcgtctaatttgaacggttcatgtgatgcagaatcccatgaaaccttaagggacaaaatttcaccttgatctaaaattttggtaggccatagcaaatagaaatgcaaattaagagagaaaactgttttcattttttatggcccaccaaagtttttgatcaaagttAAAATTGGGCTTGAgggtagagttgggcatcaaaCCCAGTCAAATCGGATTAAGTCCTACTTGGTCCAATCCGAAATCTtaatggcctgacccaaactcgatctgatccgggaccgagtccgggtcaccttACTCGGACCGATCCGAAATATACATTGCCTGATCTGATACGAGTCCGACTTGGtcaagaaaaccgagtcggattggattgggcaCGGTTCGGATCGGATTAGCCAGTTTCATAATTTGACCTTGTTTATATACAATAAGCACAGTTGCTTATGAGTGCAATTGCTCAAAGAGTGCTTAGGCTCCTTGGGATAGCTTTGGTTGGTGTCGGCTTCTCATTCCCCTTGATCATGTCTTTTGTGGGCTCTGCTTTTTGTCTCGGGCCTCATGCACTTAGGTGGGCTTGGGTAGCTTATTTGGCCAACTATGGGAGGGGTTGATGAAGGGGCAGTTGGTAGTTCTATTGGCAGTGGGGCTTTGTTGTAGTAGCAGAACTTAACCCCCCTTGGAGCTCCTGCATCAGGATCCCCAGGTTTTGCGGCAGGTATAGTATGAGGTGGGGCTTGATTCCACTCCTCTTTCCTCTGCTCAGTAGCTTGAGTTTCTTTGTTTTTAGCCCATGTGCATTGGCTGGATGAGGGATGTTTGCGGCTGATCCTGGAGATTCTGCAGCCCTTTTTTATGTGTGTCCTGTACTATCATAATAGTGGTTGCTTATGGTGTATTCATGGGCTACTTCATTGTGGCTTTGATATGCTAGGAAGCTACTAGCAGTGTCAAGCTTTTGGTTTTGTAGTAGTGGTTCGCCGATCAAATGATGGTGGGATTCTTCTGCTACACTGAGATGGTGCACAATCTGAGAACTAGCCATCAAGGACGGATGCGGATTATGTGTTAGAATTGTTGGGTGTCTGTGGTGATATATAGGTATAAGTTTTTTTAGTTTGGCTGGCCTTGCTTGCATAGCTTTGTGCTGGTTGCTTTGTTTAAGGTATTGCTGTGATGGGTGGAAGCTACTATGAGCTGCTCGTGGAATCTTTGGCTAGCGATGAGGAGGACGTTGGTGGCTACTTGGAGAGGAGACGGTCGTTGGGATTGCcgaagagaggagaagaagaggaggaaggtgcgggtaaaatagtaaataactAAATATACATTATACATACTAGATCCGGAGCGGTCCGGATCGGATCCAATCAGATCGAATTCCGGATTGGATCGGTTCGGTTCGAATTGGTATTGATCCAAACTCAACCTGAAAAGATTTTGGATCTGGATTGCCCTACTCGATTCACACCAATCCAGGCCATTAGATCGGGTTGGATCTGGTCGGGTCCACCGGATTGGGTTAGAATTGCCCAGCTCTACCTGCGGGTTTCATGAGGTACTGCTTCATGTGTaccgtttagattttggagtcacatcacatatgatgggttgTCAAAAGAGTCGGCACGAGTTTCAACTAACAATTTGTCACATGATCATTTCAACTaacaatctaagtatgccttgaggAATGGATGAATGGTACATTATCATGTGAACCAAAACATAATAATGAGATTATTAGATCCCACATTTTTTGAATTGGACAGCAAATGAAATTCCCCCCGTGCAGATGAACCGGTCGACCGTTGAGCATCGCCGGTCAATCTTATCATTGGGTCCGATCGCTCCTGACTCCGAAACACTGGAGCGATTGTGCGCTAGCCATGATTGCACGAGCTGTATTGATGGCGATCGGATTTTCTGCACACACGCAGTCGAACATGTCCGATCAGACTGGCAATTCTGTTTTATCAGGAAGAATCGCTGCTCGACAGAGCGGGCATGTCGTGTGGGCCGCGAGCCAGTGATGAATGCAATCCACATGGAATATGTGCTTGCATGAAGGGGTCTGGTGCAATTGCTCCTTAATCTCAAAATCTCCAAGGCAAACACAACATCTGTAGAAAGAAAATGTAACCATATCAGGACTAATCTAACCTATTATAAGAGAAGATGAGTGGGCCGTACAAGTGCTTATTACATAAATGGACAACCCATTGCTGGCATTTTAAGGTAACATGTCGTATTTTATCGAGTTCGGGTGACCACGATCATCCATTAAACGGGCCCACTAAAGGCAGGCATCCCAGTTATCAAACCAATCACACAAATGTGACCATTCAAACATTACCATGCAATTGGATGACCAAGAACAAAGGAGAAACAATTCAAATCCATCCTACAATCTTACAATATTTATTTAGCTTCTCTTGTTGAATAATTCATCCAATCTTTGTTGGTGTTTTAATCATTCCATCTAGGGGTACCAATGCGCTAGGCGGCCTGCCCTGAGCAGCTCTGGACTGGGCTTGTACCTATAAGCTTGTTCCTGGCATGTATGGCTCGATTAATTTTTTGGGCTGGGCTCGGGCTTTTTGTGATAGGCTCATTGCAGGGTTGTCCAATATTGGCCTTATGGGGCGGGCCTGGCCAGGGccaaacccagcccattgccTGATTATATATTAAGAACAaaggaatttttttaattttcagtaAATAAAAGAAATTACCATGTGATAGAGAAAGAAATGTAAATTCAAGGAATTTGTGTGCAGATGGAAACCACTTACTGGGAATCTCTTGCCTTTAAATCCTCATCAAACACAATTACAGGAAGCTTCTCTTGGAGCTCTTTCTTCAACCCCACCTCAAAAGGCTACAAAACATCACACAAAAGAACATCACCCGATTCAGTTAGAATTacaaccaaaaattaaaaaagtccATTAAAAGAGAATGATCGGCTCAATTAAAGCCAAGTTAGAAACTAGACTAGTCGTTCTGTCATCTGCCGTTCATTCGCAAAAGGACCGCGTTATCAAGATTACACTGTGGATGGCACTGGAAAATGATATATTTCTATAACATCTAAAGATAATAAGTCATTTTGTGATTAACCCAATTCTCAGATGCAATATTACATAATTAAAGGATGGTTTCATGATCATAAAACACATGTTTGAGAGAGAGTACCAAAGGAAGGAGGGCAGCCGGTGGATTCAAACTAGTTGGGGACAACTGAGGAGGGGATGAGATATTGGAAGCTCTTCTCTTGAGGTAGAAGAGATAGAACAAAAGGAATAGAATTATAGTGAAGAGAATGGGAACTGAGAATATGAAGGCTTGgtagagtttgagttggagtgaAGGTGGGTAGGGGTGGGTGTTTGTTGTTTGGGGAAGGCCCATCAACCTCCTatcttctgagagagagagagagagagagagagatgaaaggaaATGTCTGGGAGTTGAGGGTATATGGAGAGGTAGTATGTGAGTGATGTTGTGTGCCTTTATGGAGAGAATCATCCAAGTGGTATtttggatggagagagagagagagagagagagagagagagagagagagagagagagagatgaaaggaaATGTCTGGGAGTTGAGGGTATATGGAGAGGTAGTATGTGAGTGATGTTGTGTGCCTTTATGGAGAGAATCATCCAAGTGGTATtttggatggagagagagagagagagagagagagagagagagagagagagagcactgaCGTTGTGGCACCTGTGTTTAAAAGGTAATTCATCTGCCTGTAAAAGTTATTCACCATTAATTCACATGTACAACAAGCCTAGAAACCattgcgtgtggggcccaccaattttGTTTTGTGTATGCAATCCAATGAGGGGTTAATAGAGTCTCACTATAATGATAAGATAGATTTGACCTATCTaatcattaggtggaccattAACATAGTGGGTGTGTGTTGAAAAGGAGAGGAAAAAAATCACCATCTTCTTTTTATGAGATAATCCTGAAATTTATCAGAAGACTTTAATTCCCAAGGTAGGAAATATTACAAATATGTGAATATTATTGAGAATGCACTTGCTACATAACTTCATttcaatagtaaattttctaaaaataataacaaaccTTTAGGCTAATTTAGAGAATGACTAAGTTATTTTAGATCTCTCCCAATCTTATAGCAAGCTTGTCTTTAAGCTCTAATTTAATCCCTAAAACCATCTTATTTTGACAAATTGTTTAGGGCAAAAACTCTAACCCTAAAACCTCTCTATTATGGATAATCATTTAATGCTATCAACCTTTGGCATTAGCCACAACTTTTCAATGACATCATATGCATAATTCTAATAAATGGTTGTATAGTTATTATGAAAATATAGTACTCATCATCaagctcttttttttccttctttttgccTCATCTTAACTTGTATTGCCCAATCTCTTTTGATCTTAGCCCTCCATAAGATTGCATTAACTTATGATATCATGTAAGGGCCCACGCACTGGTTTCTTATTCTTAGGGCATCCAACTTTCATGGCGAGGAGGCCCATCTTGTCTAAATAGATTAAGtgtaatacatacaccaaggtgagcATTCCACACAAGCCACCTCTTATAGGATGGTAGTTACTCATGTTTAAGGACTCACAAAGGAATCAGCCTCAAAAGTAAAAAGGAACAAACCATTGGTTCTTTTTGGTTTTCCCATTACAGCTGAAAATGAAGGGGATGCATAATGGTTATTTACTATTGTAATAGTGTGTTGATATCCCTTTTACTGTAATAATGATTTTGCTACGTTGTTTGTTTCATCCGTAAATCTTTATAAAAATGATGGTTGTATAACATGAAtatgtaatgattataaattactttACCTATTTTCTTAAATAGTGTATTTGACTCTTGAACTATAActtataatttatatttaaacAAATGCTTGAAAATAATAATGACGACTCATTTACATCACATTTCATAGGAaaatggaaaaccaaacaggcccttggccTTTAAGCAACCACAGAATGTAATTAATGTCCCAAATCCTATGCCCTAAGCAGGTCCAATTAGGTCCAAATGTTTCACCTGATGCGTGCCGCGGTGGAATCGGAAGATCCAGGCCGTACGAACGTTGGCCTTTTCATTAGACTGCCATTTTGTGCTTATCTTAACCTTCGATCTATAGGACACTGATCTAAGTGTTAGGATATTCCAAACAGGGCAATTTTTCGGGGAACCCTCCATCCACAATTGGTCCCATCAGATCCATAGTACGGCCCGCCAAGTGGATAATCCCGATTGACACATAACTGGGCAACGTGTACCGCACCAAGACAGGTCTACTGTGCCATCTTCCCCATGCTTACCACAGGTCCATTTTTCCTATGTGACTATTGGACTATCATGCTTGTTTTGTACTTGTGTAGTGGGTCAGACCCAGCACCCATTGCAACCACATGGGCCCATATAACAGATCGTACTACGATGCGCTAGTGTATGAGcctgaccccatcatgatattctctttttattgggCTCATTGATCGTGCTAAGAGAACAGTGCAACATTGACTCGGTTCTGTACAACTTCAAGGTTCGGTCACCAGAAACCAATCTCAGTCATCACATCTGCTGCTCCATTTCTTTTTCTAGGACGCATGACAGACCCAACTCACCGAAACCGACAAAGAGAAATAGCGAATTTCGCAATACATGTTTAAGGTGTGCTGAAATTGGACTAGCTAGCCCACAAGGTTGGCATTGTAGGCCTAGTTCAAaatctaagggcatgtttgggtggcacataaaaaattatttccatttcattttagtcAATATCATTCATTAATAGCAATTACATTTTTTGTAGATTGTTGATTATATTTTAATCTCCACCCAAAAATAATATCTAGAATGTATtaattgaaattaaaaaataagtggcacccaaacagtcTTAGAATTGTAATTCTAAAACTCAAAAGAAACAACTCTATTTTCAGCTGGGTTGGGTTGACTCGAAGAATTTACTAGGTCTTTAGTTATCTatggtcgtttggcaccatggatttgagggggtttgaggggatttcaaatcccttgtatgtttggcaccatgaagtaacaggggtttcaaatcccctcaaagagggggtctCAAATCTAAGTTGAAAGCTTGCATTACATCCAAAATCCTTTAAGAGTTTGAATGTGTAGCATATGTGCCACTATGTTATTAATTTATTAGGcatatggcccactgatgatatcctaaaacaattagattatcaatttcatcactataattactttaatacaatgatctGAGTTGTCCAAACATTATCAATGTAAATCAATTGATACAagtcgttggttagtcactcggatgtgatcttgtgcttgtggctcatccaatacttgaaatttcatcgtttcaggcaaagtatatatttcagcaggcttattataaccattgtgttaaacattacatgCATACATTAATTAGAGATATCAAAGTtagtttaataattaaattcaaacccttataaatatattatgcataagTACTTTTAGATTACAAGGGATTTTGAAGTCAGGGTGTtaaacacaacaagaggatttcaaatctagcgGTTCCagatccagggggtttcaaatccacgctcccataCAGGCCCTTAGTgtttaataattatttaaaatcTAATTCAATAATAATGCGGGGCCACCTAACAAAAGTTTGTCCTTCCCAAAATACCTTGTGTTCAAAACCTCTTCAAGCACTTTTTATAAAGTATAAAGACTCACTGTTCCACCTAGTGACTCGGTCTGGGTCCCAAAGTTTTATAACTATGATTTTAAGCCCACTAGCAATGTTTTAAATTTGGGGTTGGATGCTGACCTTATTTTCCGTTGGTGGTCCGGTCCAAGCCGGTCCAACTGCCAATCCAACTGGAGCAAACTGCGATCGATCACCATGTCatgattaaattaattaaaataattaaaaatcaggAATAAATAAACAAAAGCTGTTGGACCAGAGAGTCTTTGTGGCCCCAGCGATTTCAATTGAAAAAGGGCACTATAGTGACCCATTGTGGAAAAGGCCACTAGTTCCGACCTCCGGTATGACCGTCTGTTCCAATCCAGGCTTTAAAACACTTCCAATTCTGGATTAGCTCTAAGGAGCTTTCTTTTAATTGAGAATTTAATCCATGCCAACAAGTGCTTCAATAGGCTGTCAGCAGGTCGGCTTCGGGTCAGGTTGTATAATACCCATACCCGGGCTAAGTTCAGGTCCAAGTCCGGTTCGAGTTATCAAAGACTTGGACTTGGATTCAAAAAGGTTACGTAGACACTCCATCCAAAATGATATTAAActgctattttttttattttttttttttttttaaatttggttGAGCTTTGTGGGCAATTCATGGGGCCATTAAAAATCTGATCGATCAAATGGGTAGGACTCTCAGCACGTCACAAGAATAACCGATGGACCTAATCGGTAGATCTGGAACCTAACAAATCAAATCATGGCTGATCATCCAAACACTATGGAAACCTTGATTAACACCCTAAAATCTATCTCTATCTGACCCGTAAAGCATCGCAATTCAAACGGATCACATATTAAGGGTTCCCAACACTTTTTGATGCAACAAACAAAACAAATTGGCAAAATGAAACCCTAGCTTGGGGTGAGGAGATGGTGATGTCATCATCCCTACTTTCACTTTTGGAGTTAATGGGTGTCAATGATCCTATTTTGACAAATGAAATGGTGCCATGTGGACCATTGGCTTGTCACAAACTAACGGCCACCTAGCACCCTTTTTACCTACCAAAGATCTAAATCCCCTCTTCCAGATGCTGAGTTCACGAGAAGGGAACAAGTGTACATTGTCGGCTCACCACCAGATGACAGTCTTTGTTTATAAATTAAGTGACGCGCTGCCATTCCAAGATCAGTAACACTAAGTTacggagagatagagagaggctAAGAGGGATATGTCTGGAGTGGGTCCTCTTCTCTGAAGACTTTGAAGATTCTTGATCAACGCCGAAGCCCTGCTTGACTCAAAAAGTCAATCACAAAAAAGTCGACTTGTTAAATAAGCCAATAAATTTAAGATTATGGTTGGAATTAGGGATATCCGACTATCCCTTTCGTATAGAAAAAGTGTctaaatttttcattttcttctcacaTCTCAAATTAATTTGCATTCCAATCCACATGTCAAAAGTACACACTCACgttcttttattttattctacaactctttctcttattcattttttatttttatttattttcccgcATAGTAAGGGTAGGTgttgtttatttttccttttttcatgcCTGGAGTCTTAAACTCTACAAAGCACTGCTAAATGAAATAATGTTGAAAGTTTGTTAAATCTCCTTAAAAAAATCATGAAAGCCTGGCAAATAGAGACCATATATTATGTGGACAAAAAAGAGTGCATAACCCATTCATTTTCCATGATGGATGCCTTTATTTAGAATCTATGTTCGTAAACTAATCACATGATTTCAAGAGAGCCGTGGATTTTAAGTTTCATTTTATTTAGTGCCGACTCCAAATAAAATGTGATTTTACATCCAAGTCAACTCCACATTCAAATTAAACAAAACCAAAGCAATCGAGAAAAAAGTAAAGGAAGTGAGGGCATCTTCCGTGCTCGCGCTAGGTGGCATTCACAGGTTGGTACCTCCCATCAAGTTTTTAGATGCAAGTTTTGAGCTGGGTTTGGTATAACTAAGAGCATTTATAAGTTGGGCCTGcccgatggatggattagatttcacaCACGTGTTGGACACACGCATAGTGTGCAAGCAGGCTATCTTATATACACTTGGAAAACCTCATTTTGTTGCAagaatcatgaatctatattaaatacatttaATTGTATTCTTAAAACTAATTGGACCCGGCCTAAACCTAACTTTAACTGGTTTCATCACATGACTCGATCCAAACGCAACTAGACTCAATTTTGAATCAGGTCCCAAAGGTGAGAACCAGACCCAACCCGGTTTCTTGCATCTGAGCCTCTGTTCGGCCCATTCCAACCCAGTATATCTAAATTTTAAACTACTTAGCTTATGTTTGGCTTAGGTAGAAAACCTGGGTCTGCCCTAGCCCTAACCCTAGCAAATGGCTCACACACTCATTTACAGTCGAAATGAGACAATCAAGCACAGTAGAATTTGTTGATGGGAACAAGGGCCCAAAAGCCAAAAATCCAACTAAGATTTGTACTGATTGGTTGATTCCTTTGTCTGCCCTTTTCACTTTGTTTTAGTGCTTATcttgatttaaatgatttgtggcccacctccaCTTTCTCTCCATTCTTTTAGTTATTTTGGACGGTCTACATGGTGCAAGTTGTCCTTTTTCTAGcttttcttatattttatttcatatatatatattttttattgcaTTCCATGTGCCCATATCCTCCAAAAGGGTATTATATCTTCTCCATGTTGAATTGAGAGTAGATCTTTTAGAGGGACATGGACTCCTGTGCTacgtcaccaccattttgaagatGAGCCTGACTCATCCTTTTGACATGTGACGCACATCTACGGCTATCCAGAATCCATCCTTGTGGCCACACTACAGATCATCATCCCGATTGAAGAATTCTGGCTATGTGACTGGTGGCTGTCAAATGGACGGTTATGattaaaatagtgagtggtcaaAATTGCGACGGCCAGATGAAATGATTTGCCATCATGTGcttagtgtaatttttttttgggttaagtTACATCCAAGATGGGAtcagtgatttggacggtctggatcgtcgTACCACTGTGACATATTAGGGTTTGACGAGTTACCATCATTTTAAGAACGATGGTCCGAGCCATGAGTAACAGAGAgggggaatgatcacatacgtTCGACTGTATGTAAATTACCATACATTtgagctgtgtggagcccaccgtgatatgtgaaTATCATCCAACTCGTCCACTGGATGAAGTACCCCTGTTGGGACTAGACACCAAAATCCCataacccaggtgggccataccaaaggaataAATGGTGGAGCTTGGATAGGGTGATATTCACCATCGAAACTCCCAAATGgaacgtggggtccaccgtgttgtgtaaatacaatccaaaccattcatcaacagtcatccaccaggatgaagggataa is drawn from Magnolia sinica isolate HGM2019 chromosome 5, MsV1, whole genome shotgun sequence and contains these coding sequences:
- the LOC131247189 gene encoding probable E3 ubiquitin-protein ligase RHA4A, which codes for MGLPQTTNTHPYPPSLQLKLYQAFIFSVPILFTIILFLLFYLFYLKRRASNISSPPQLSPTSLNPPAALLPLPFEVGLKKELQEKLPVIVFDEDLKARDSQCCVCLGDFEIKEQLHQTPSCKHIFHVDCIHHWLAAHTTCPLCRAAILPDKTELPV